The proteins below come from a single Maylandia zebra isolate NMK-2024a linkage group LG23, Mzebra_GT3a, whole genome shotgun sequence genomic window:
- the xirp2a gene encoding uncharacterized protein xirp2a isoform X2, with amino-acid sequence MYQAAVSKKESSSSSSAVMMHESEACSLPGGLASVKRQFENQEFAASSSQSTITQVHFQQRSVQEMSSSSEVTARSSARELTPTTALSLEEASHNQRVHQNDAAASYGNHYNETVMLVRGEDVPKVSTQALKQQYEKTIEEATPAKEIKVDVDFDKFQWAPVNQSSKKSAMTRYEASSTVKTASVSSVASASTVASEVTDHFPPPPANLLQVSQKVPDHIVSPQPQESTSQHKYTINREQYLKHKSMAEIKRLYKHIHPEVRKNLEVDILSQLSETEMTELESKEGVGDVQQVCYMFENDGNSSSKCSSPDREYLEWDEILKGEVQSMRWMFENKPLDTIKDDTPDENDEKTIAQQEIIAGKDVRYTAWMFETQPIDTLGAETSDTTEQSQKQTDLARGDVRTATWLFETQPLDYLNKIYQEDEQETDACVTKDITGGDVKTARYLFETQHLDWLGKTETIEESHFLNLKSELEEIKGNVKTTSRMFDTLPMCVIRGDSGEMLEITTIRREETEKGDVKTSRWMFETQPLDMINRDPAKVKLICGISMEDNIQGGVNKGRWLFETKTLDTIKDEEWESSKKEKDEIIGADVRNHCLVFETQPMDTLKDNANARPLPSEEIVGGDVQSAKHLFETVPMENLKELVEVGKLKKTMATEEEKGDVRHQRWVFESQPLENIREEKKEITRTVNIEALDKGDVTNYKERFESMDLSKCEGMQKIQVEGVTSGYVKSNRVLFESTPLYAMQDSSGHYHEVRTVRREEIVKGDVRSCRWMFETRPIDEFDESISKFQIIKGISKQEIESGDVKTAKWLFETQPLDTIQFFGNFENEDNKTNKSIQIEKGDVKTCRWLFETQPMDVLYEKVDKSESDVEEVQKGDVKTCTWLFETQTLDNIRDHSESETILKTCTVKQEDVQGKDVRLARFLFETENLENITGEDSSSFRRVTEIDIQSGDVSRMKYIFENCSSDIMSSTSEETMQKLKVQQAQDLQRGNVVNCTWKFENQPIDAIRDEGTEAREIRTVTDVQGGDVDKGRFIFETFSLDQIKEESTESDISKLSSIFRDEIEKGDVKNYTMMFETQPLYAICDKEGHYHEVTTVTKEEIMRGDVVGARWLFETKPLDSIRDSEEVYVIKAVTEEGISKKDVSSARWRFETQPLDEITEEIKVRSKTVEDIQGGDVKKNKQRFETDEMSQKYIRTVSMSEIQKGDVRAATWMFETRTIDEIRSDGAEYDGMERVTKEEVMKGDVKQSVWLFEKQPLDRIKESDGTDLVVIKEEIPQADVKTTTWLFESTPFHEFNESNVEKTEIIGKSVKETLEELYSQKMVDSQGILIEADEIGDVRMAKYKLMNQETPQIQKEEIIRGDLSNIMMNLLNRRETTERVITIDEEERGDISTTVMQLFNQERGINVEKEEIIRGDIQEAMSNLLKREGSSKRGILIQEDEKGDVRMTIYSLLNKEERAGMEKEDIIQGNVSKTLYRLLSNSDGEDSKKIKVLDTERGNVSFYSTCIESGALDYLRQLQYESDELQEKVQKERIIGGDIEETKILLRKNQQEIGRTVTEDDIVPGDVHSIVKVFMTEPTVTYRNLEKKDIVKGNLSAALDSLTQAINQKVVIEKEEVVKGDIPTTMKSLEEAQNQAKEMEKPEIIKGDIRGALESLEKSASSKTDAAVEDLVPGDIKGTLKSLEEAKQAVKEVEKEEIVKGNIHTAMQSLHEASNEKKVYQHQVSEQGDVKATIQLLLQPTTSPRMQHRGSHEGDVKTSIKSLYEGQEMTQVENEDVVKGDVQGTIKCLMQKKQYSKPKRMYPAKKGKAPMQNTLTVKQEKHECAHEVKSESVAVSPAPAVKNLSLSGESQKHTQKQHENKSLKTQVITQEDRSVTVAKTDNPAGASQLKSTKEQKQKIQATKPVMIKNKQMINKDQTDVRAADVSVVKEEQSTSQANISNRQMCETKTIKQVHTTVTEKTVVHKQNITEQVSMCQKQTENKALVQKQNVKNMKVDNHSLDMRGKGVNKKPVKPEIHFPPPPSSPPPPSESELSLPPPPSPVTESPTPPMYRPSMMRQDSDLPPPPPPPPPPMECIKSEPEFFPLPPPPPPPPSASAQDFLPPPPSQQELNAMPQPSPARPGKPISRPLFKVPKQPEPQQPIQVKPKWQKKQPTPPPPPPQLPPEQEKAVSTVKKVEAKVKEVKQEITQQVEISNQTESTAMSQTKVSSIPVAKSVQKQSPQPPKKVFVPPIKLPPTPDPDSASKARPYARKFKTPLMFAEERYRQERLEKDEMERSKVNTPTSPPSNIQSFDANAQHPAAENTEKKVDIATIEKAEKAKTVSKQAIAVQDMPSKKATSQIPLSKPLISVVNKKAAAGSSNVSRQQSSEKNLAFAEVNKKGQTTSANQTASVSHAHHEVLQNEVQLCSNLATFSVQEQQQIIKKSSTKSVTATQGAAHENVDLQGQVTLKAEDVRNINVPLTQVEKISPPQPTKIPKVTPSFKVKTFKMPVEKKEEKSDSLGQKKSEMNLQQEKSNVSQKSETKVSLEGNLLISTRTEVKTEVKGKEKKSQVTQPVKEVEVDVHTRKGKQVQKHETEVKLSPSVTVLTPKVAKITCEATQQGQGHVAVSHSQQSVKTEEIQRQEEVVVTESVVQQRLQRQEAVQMQKQQMKLQAVEINKTQIKAGKSKGEPKDVSVKGAGKISHKDEAYHEDITDLEKCTVTHKLLTQMKELEGAPSKIDSSTVRTILSEVPDWIMGSDEKKNLSEIAKQQSKKKLKEMMVYVKNIIETKLAFFEKNLTTVEKEERKDKDNQPVPPPVPPRPEKKVFGGATAKISKISTGSSSAEKKVVEEKKSPQENRVHKELSEGADHRVSSPLASIRTPSPTFISIESRRVDSPLRVTPSPPPYKSIGTPPPHHGKSHTPTSTFSRATPSPTLSRSEKLVKLGDATSKLSHIITLPPLVPVPECFAAEKERTSPFRDMETLIERNEQGLTDVAEMVDSMMTVKDKKSFFEEAQRAEVKKMYIRKDPIDIPERLGPDSEEVTEAVAIDILKEDLPRVDLSKLVNRFESPKPKVYTRKDPIVIAERLGSDTEETETEPHAPRTEDIPTLNVKAIKDVFETGEHSSQAARELREQIERREPEAACSGQAGHSEATSVTEQFCTIDNFGNMTRQMKSEVHSGSSLTRGNPPSYADVVRGRVPTVAVPPEASSEELLRNFQQSWAESQGVFQNLGFSVMEQRTSQIITHQQQSVVTENSNSRVRTVQGMSEESVPHGISDCGQTKLP; translated from the exons ATGATGCATGAGTCAGAGGCTTGTTCGCTGCCTGGAGGGCTGGCCAGTGTGAAGAGACAGTTTGAGAACCAGGAGTTTGCCGCCTCCTCCTCTCAGTCTACCATCACCCAGGTTCACTTCCAGCAGAGATCTGTCCAG GAGATGTCAAGCTCCTCCGAGGTGACAGCGAGAAGCAGTGCCAGAGAGCTCACCCCCACCACAGCCCTCTCTCTCGAAGAG GCGAGCCACAATCAAAGAGTCCACCAGAACGACGCGGCTGCCAGTTACGGGAACCACTACAATGAAACAG TTATGCTTGTCAGAGGAGAGGACGTACCAAAGGTTTCCACTCAGGCTTTGAAGCAGCAGTATGAAAAAACGATTGAGGAAGCTACACCAGCCAAGGAAATTAAG GTTGATGTGGATTTTGACAAGTTTCAGTGGGCACCAGTGAACCAGTCCTCTAAAAAATCTGCTATGACAAGATATGAAGCTTCTTCCACTGTAAAGACAGCTTCTGTTTCATCAGTAGCATCTGCTTCAACAGTGGCTTCTGAGGTGACAGACCATTTCCCTCCTCCACCCGCAAACCTGCTGCAGGTGTCACAAAAAGTCCCAGACCACATTGTCTCTCCTCAGCCTCAGGAGTCGACATCTCAACATAAGTATACTATTAACAGGGAACAGTACTTAAAACACAAGAGCATGGCTGAAATAAAGCGCctctacaaacacatacaccCAGAAGTGCGCAAAAACCTTGAAGTTGACATTTTAAGTCAGCTCAGTGAAACAGAAATGACAGAGTTGGAGAGCAAGGAAGGGGTGGGTGACGTCCAGCAGGTGTGCTATATGTTTGAAAATGATGGCAACAGCTCCAGTAAGTGTTCGAGCCCTGACAGAGAATACCTGGAGTGGGATGAGATCCTTAAAGGTGAAGTGCAGTCCATGCGCTGGATGTTTGAAAACAAACCCTTAGATACGATTAAAGACGATACCCCTGATGAGAATGATGAGAAGACTATTGCCCAGCAGGAAATCATTGCTGGCAAAGATGTCAGATACACAGCTTGGATGTTCGAGACGCAGCCTATAGACACTCTGGGCGCAGAAACATCCGATACAACTGAGCAATCGCAAAAACAGACCGATCTAGCAAGAGGAGATGTCCGTACTGCGACGTGGCTCTTTGAAACGCAGCCGCTTGATTATCTGAATAAGATCTACCAAGAAGATGAACAGGAGACGGATGCTTGTGTGACTAAAGACATTACTGGTGGAGATGTGAAAACCGCCAGGTATCTGTTTGAGACCCAGCATCTGGATTGGTTGGGTAAAACAGAAACAATCGAGGAGAGTCACTTCCTCAACCTGAAGTCTGAGCTGGAAGAAATTAAGGGCAATGTGAAGACAACGTCCCGCATGTTTGACACACTGCCCATGTGTGTCATCAGAGGCGATTCAGGAGAGATGCTGGAAATCACTACCATTCGCAGAGAGGAGACAGAAAAAGGAGATGTGAAGACATCACGTTGGATGTTTGAAACCCAGCCTCTGGATATGATCAACAGAGACCCTGCCAAAGTAAAGCTGATATGTGGGATTTCTATGGAGGATAACATTCAAGGTGGTGTGAACAAAGGTAGATGGCTTTTCGAGACAAAGACACTCGACACAATCAAGGATGAAGAATGGGAGAGctcaaagaaggaaaaagatgAAATAATTGGAGCTGATGTAAGGAACCACTGTCTTGTTTTCGAGACTCAGCCTATGGATACTCTGAAAGATAATGCCAATGCTCGACCTTTACCCTCTGAGGAGATTGTAGGAGGTGATGTTCAATCAGCCAAACATCTGTTTGAAACAGTACCGATGGAAAATCTGAAAGAGCTGGTTGAAGTAGGAAAACTTAAGAAAACAATggcaacagaagaagaaaagggtGACGTGAGGCATCAAAGGTGGGTGTTTGAAAGTCAGCCCTTGGAGAATATAAgggaggagaaaaaggagatTACAAGAACTGTGAATATTGAAGCGCTTGACAAAGGGGATGTGACAAACTACAAAGAAAGGTTTGAAAGCATGGATTTAAGTAAATGTGAGGGAATGCAGAAAATTCAGGTCGAAGGTGTCACAAGTGGCTATGTCAAGTCCAACAGAGTTCTCTTTGAATCAACCCCATTGTATGCTATGCAAGACAGCTCTGGCCATTACCATGAGGTAAGGACTGTGAGGCGTGAGGAGATTGTGAAAGGAGACGTTCGCAGTTGCAGATGGATGTTCGAGACGCGTCCTATTGATGAATTTGATGAAAGCATTAGTAAGTTTCAGATCATAAAGGGCATATCTAAACAGGAAATTGAGTCAGGGGATGTCAAAACAGCCAAGTGGCTGTTTGAAACCCAACCACTTGACACCATTCAATTTTTCGGTAATTTTGAGAATGAAGATAATAAAACTAACAAAAGTATTCAGATTGAGAAAGGAGATGTAAAGACTTGTAGGTGGCTATTTGAAACTCAGCCAATGGATGTTTTGTATGAAAAAGTGGATAAGAGTGAGTCCGATGTTGAAGAAGTGCAAAAAGGTGACGTGAAAACATGTACTTGGCTCTTTGAGACACAGACACTAGACAACATACGAGATCATTCAGAGTCAGAGACCATCCTGAAGACCTGCACTGTAAAGCAGGAGGATGTTCAGGGAAAAGACGTGCGGCTGGCTCGCTTCCTCTTTGAAACAGAGAATCTGGAAAACATCACTGGGGAGGACAGCAGCTCTTTCAGGAGAGTCACAGAAATCGACATCCAGTCCGGTGATGTTTCCAGGATGAAGTACATCTTTGAGAATTGCTCCTCTGACATTATGAGCTCCACCTCTGAGGAGACAATGCAGAAGCTGAAGGTGCAACAAGCTCAGGACCTCCAGAGGGGAAATGTGGTCAACTGCACTTGGAAGTTCGAGAACCAGCCGATTGATGCGATCCGTGATGAAGGCACTGAGGCAAGGGAAATTCGCACAGTAACTGATGTTCAGGGAGGTGATGTTGATAAAGGCCGCTTTATTTTTGAGACATTCTCTCTGGATCAAATTAAAGAGGAGTCCACTGAGAGTGATATTTCAAAACTCTCCAGTATCTTTAGAGATGAAATAGAGAAAGGGGATGTGAAAAATTACACCATGATGTTTGAAACCCAGCCTCTCTATGCCATCTGTGACAAAGAAGGCCACTATCATGAAGTAACTACAGTTACTAAAGAAGAAATCATGAGAGGAGATGTGGTGGGGGCCCGATGGCTGTTTGAGACAAAGCCTTTGGATTCAATTAGAGATTCTGAGGAGGTGTATGTTATTAAAGCTGTGACTGAGGAAGGTATCAGCAAAAAGGATGTTAGCTCTGCCAGGTGGAGGTTTGAAACGCAACCTCTGGACGAAATTACAGAGGAGATAAAAGTGAGGTCAAAGACAGTTGAAGATATCCAAGGCGGCGATGTGAAGAAAAATAAGCAGCGTTTTGAGACTGATGAGATGTCTCAAAAGTACATCAGAACTGTTAGCATGAGTGAAATCCAAAAAGGCGACGTTAGAGCTGCCACATGGATGTTTGAAACCCGCACGATTGATGAGATACGCAGTGATGGCGCAGAGTATGATGGCATGGAAAGAGTGACAAAAGAGGAAGTAATGAAAGGGGATGTCAAGCAGTCTGTGTGGCTCTTTGAGAAGCAGCCGCTTGATAGAATCAAAGAGAGTGATGGCACAGATCTTGTTGTGATAAAGGAGGAAATCCCACAGGCTGATGTGAAGACGACAACATGGCTGTTTGAAAGCACTCCATTTCATGAATTCAATGAGAGCAATGTGGAAAAGACAGAGATAATTGGTAAAAGTGTCAAAGAAACACTTGAGGAACTTTATTCTCAGAAAATGGTGGACTCACAGGGTATTCTTATTGAAGCGGATGAGATTGGAGATGTCCGCATGGCAAAGTATAAACTCATGAACCAGGAGACTCCTCAGATCCAAAAAGAAGAGATTATTAGAGGGGATCTGAGCAACATAATGATGAACCTCCTGAACCGCAGGGAGACCACTGAAAGGGTCATAACTATCGACGAGGAGGAGCGTGGGGACATCAGCACCACTGTGATGCAGCTATTCAACCAGGAAAGGGGAATCAATGTTGAGAAAGAGGAAATTATCCGTGGTGACATTCAAGAGGCCATGAGCAATCTCCTCAAGAGGGAAGGCTCCTCCAAGCGTGGCATTCTGATTCAAGAGGATGAGAAAGGAGACGTTAGGATGACTATCTACTCTCTTTTAAATAAGGAGGAGAGGGCTGGCATGGAAAAAGAGGATATCATTCAAGGAAATGTCAGCAAAACTCTTTATCGCCTTCTCTCCAACTCAGATGGAGAAGACTCTAAAAAGATAAAGGTTTTAGACACGGAGCGGGGTAATGTCAGCTTTTACTCCACATGCATTGAGTCCGGAGCTTTGGATTACCTGAGGCAGCTCCAGTATGAATCGGATGAACTCCAAGAAAAAGTCCAAAAAGAGCGCATTATAGGCGGCGACATCGAGGAGACCAAAATATTGCTGCGGAAGAATCAGCAAGAGATCGGTCGCACAGTAACAGAGGATGATATAGTTCCTGGTGATGTGCACAGCATTGTTAAGGTTTTTATGACAGAGCCTACTGTCACATACAGAAATCTAGAGAAAAAGGACATTGTTAAAGGCAACCTCAGTGCAGCTTTGGATTCACTGACCCAAGCCATCAATCAGAAAGTGGTAATAGAGAAAGAGGAGGTGGTAAAAGGAGACATACCCACTACTATGAAGTCTCTGGAGGAGGCCCAGAATCAAGCCAAAGAAATGGAAAAGCCTGAAATCATCAAAGGAGACATCAGGGGGGCTCTCGAGTCACTGGAGAAATCTGCGTCCAGCAAAACCGACGCAGCTGTTGAAGATTTAGTGCCAGGTGATATTAAGGGCACCTTGAAGTCCCTCGAGGAGGCAAAGCAAGCTGTGAAAGAGGTGGAAAAAGAGGAGATTGTTAAAGGAAATATCCACACAGCCATGCAAAGTTTACATGAGGCATCAAACGAGAAAAAGGTTTATCAGCACCAAGTGAGCGAGCAAGGTGATGTTAAAGCCACCATCCAGCTCTTGCTGCAGCCAACAACGTCCCCAAGAATGCAACACAGAGGGAGCCATGAAGGGGATGTGAAAACATCCATTAAATCGCTTTATGAAGGACAGGAGATGACACAGGTGGAAAACGAAGATGTTGTGAAAGGTGACGTTCAAGGGACAATAAAGTGCCTAATGCAAAAAAAGCAGTATTCAAAACCCAAGCGCATGTATCCTGCCAAGAAGGGAAAAGCGCCCATGCAAAACACATTAACTGTAAAACAAGAGAAGCATGAATGTGCACATGAAGTTAAGAGCGAGAGTGTTGCAGTCAGTCCAGCCCCCGCTGTGAAAAACCTCTCTCTGAGTGGTGAGTCACAGaagcacacacagaagcagcatGAAAACAAATCGTTGAAAACACAGGTAATAACCCAAGAGGACCGCTCTGTTACTGTAGCCAAAACAGACAATCCTGCAGGGGCCTCTCAACTGAAGAGCACGaaagaacagaaacagaaaatacagGCAACCAAGCCTGTTATGATAAAGAATAAACAAATGATTAATAAAGATCAAACAGATGTGAGGGCTGCTGATGTGTCGGTGGTGAAAGAGGAGCAAAGCACATCACAGGCGAACATTTCAAACAGGCAAATGTGTGAGACAAAGACGATCAAACAGGTGCACACTACGGTGACGGAGAAAACTGTTGTGCACAAGCAAAATATAACGGAGCAGGTGTCAATGTGtcaaaagcaaacagaaaataaGGCTCTCGTACAAAAACAGAACGTAAAGAATATGAAGGTGGATAACCATAGCCTTGACATGAGAGGGAAAGGTGTGAATAAAAAGCCAGTGAAGCCAGAGATTCACTTTCCCCCTCCTCCGTCCTCGCCGCCTCCCCCATCAGAGTCTGAGCTCTCCCTCCCTCCACCGCCTTCACCAGTGACTGAGAGCCCAACACCCCCCATGTACCGGCCTTCGATGATGAGGCAAGACAGCGACCTCCCTCCCCCACCTCCACCGCCTCCACCTCCTATGGAATGCATAAAGTCTGAGCCCGAATTTTTccctcttcctccacctcctccaccaccaccctctGCGAGCGCACAAGATTTTCTCCCTCCACCTCCCTCACAGCAGGAGCTTAATGCAATGCCGCAGCCTTCCCCTGCAAGGCCAGGGAAACCCATTAGCAGACCTTTATTCAAAGTGCCCAAGCAACCAGAACCACAGCAGCCCATACAAGTTAAGCCCAAATGGCAGAAAAAACAACCCACTCCTCCGCCGCCTCCACCTCAGCTCCCTCCTGAGCAAGAAAAAGCTGTGTCAACAGTCAAGAAAGTAGAAGCTAAAGTTAAGgaggtgaaacaggaaataaCCCAACAGGTTGAAATCAGCAATCAGACTGAGTCAACAGCAATGTCCCAGACAAAAGTATCAAGCATTCCAGTTGCAAAATCAGTCCAAAAGCAAAGCCCACAGCCACCTAAAAAAGTATTTGTTCCTCCAATTAAACTGCCTCCAACTCCAGACCCTGATTCAGCATCCAAAGCTAGACCTTATGCTCGCAAATTTAAAACCCCACTCATGTTTGCAGAGGAAAGGTACCGCCAAGAAaggctggagaaggatgaaatGGAGAGGAGTAAAGTGAATACCCCCACTTCTCCCCCAAGTAATATACAGTCATTTGATGCTAATGCTCAGCATCCTGCAGCAgaaaacactgagaaaaaagTAGATATAGCGACAATAGAAAAGGCCGAAAAAGCTAAAACTGTTTCCAAACAAGCAATAGCGGTCCAGGACATGCCTTCTAAGAAAGCCACTTCCCAAATCCCTTTGAGCAAACCTTTGATCTCAGTGGTAAATAAGAAAGCAGCTGCTGGATCTTCAAATGTTTCCAGACAGCAATCCTCGGAAAAAAATCTAGCCTTTGCCGAAGTTAATAAAAAGGGACAAACTACATCCGCCAATCAGACTGCTTCTGTTTCTCATGCTCACCATGAGGTTTTACAAAATGAAGTCCAGTTGTGCTCGAACTTGGCCACTTTTTCAGTCcaagagcagcagcagattaTTAAGAAATCTAGCACCAAGTCTGTTACTGCCACACAGGGAGCAGCCCATGAAAATGTAGATCTTCAAGGCCAGGTCACATTGAAAGCTGAAGATGTAAGGAATATTAATGTGCCTTTGACTCAGGTGGAGAAAATTAGTCCCCCTCAACCCACTAAAATTCCAAAGGTGACTCCAAGTTTCAAGGTAAAAACCTTTAAGATGCCGGTggagaagaaagaagagaaaagtgacAGTTTGGgacaaaagaaaagtgaaatgaaTTTACAGCAAGAGAAAAGTAATGTGTCACAGAAAAGTGAAACCAAAGTGAGTCTGGAAGGCAACCTGCTAATTTCCACGAGAACTGAGGTGAAAACAGAAGtgaaaggaaaagagaaaaaaagccaaGTGACCCAACCTGTGAAGGAAGTTGAAGTAGACGTTCACACAAGAAAGGGAAAGCAGGTGCAAAAACATGAGACAGAAGTAAAACTGTCGCCATCAGTTACTGTGTTAACACCCAAGGTGGCTAAGATAACATGTGAAGCAACCCAACAGGGACAAGGCCATGTAGCTGTCTCCCACAGTCAGCAGAGCGTGAAGACAGAGGAGATTCAAAGACAAGAGGAGGTGGTTGTGACTGAGAGTGTGGTACAGCAAAGGCTTCAGAGGCAAGAGGCTGTTCAGATGCAAAAACAGCAAATGAAGCTGCAAGCGGTGGAGATAAATAAAACTCAGATCAAAGCAGGAAAGTCAAAAGGTGAGCCTAAGGATGTGTCTGTGAAAGGGGCAGGCAAAATTTCCCACAAAGACGAGGCTTACCATGAAGACATCACCGATTTAGAGAAATGCACTGTAACTCATAAGCTGCTCACTCAAATGAAAGAGCTGGAGGGCGCGCCAAGCAAAATAGACTCCAGCACTGTCAGGACGATTTTAAGTGAAGTCCCTGACTGGATAATGGGCTCAGATGAGAAGAAGAATTTAAGTGAAATTGCTAAGCAGCAAAGCAAGAAAAAGTTGAAAGAGATGATGGTTTATGTCAAAAATATAATTGAAACAAAGCTCGCATTTTTTGAGAAAAACCTGACAACAGTGgaaaaggaggaaagaaaagacaaagacaaccAGCCCGTGCCACCGCCAGTGCCTCCAAGACCAGAGAAGAAAGTTTTCGGTGGGGCGACTGCAAAGATATCAAAGATAAGCACTGGCTCCTCCAGTGCTGAAAAGAAAGTAGTGGAAGAGAAAAAGTCCCCTCAGGAGAACAGAGTGCATAAGGAGCTGAGTGAAGGAGCCGATCACAGGGTGTCCTCTCCATTAGCAAGCATCCGCACTCCATCTCCTACTTTTATTAGTATTGAGTCCAGGAGAGTTGACTCGCCACTCAGAGTGACACCTTCTCCTCCACCCTACAAATCAATCGGAACCCCTCCACCACATCATGGCAAGTCACATACGCCTACATCTACCTTTAGCAGGGCCACACCTTCTCCCACACTGAGTCGCTCAGAGAAGCTGGTGAAACTGGGGGATGCCACATCAAAGCTTTCTCACATTATCACCCTTCCTCCTCTCGTGCCAGTTCCCGAATGTTTTGCTGctgaaaaagagcgaacatccCCGTTTAGAGACATGGAGACCCTCATTGAGAGAAACGAGCAAGGCTTGACGGATGTCGCAGAAATGGTGGATTCCATGATGACAGTGAAGGATAAAAAGTCTTTCTTTGAGGAGGCCCAGAGAGCGGAGGTTAAAAAGATGTACATCCGGAAGGATCCAATAGATATCCCTGAGCGGTTGGGACCTGATAGTGAGGAAGTCACTGAAGCCGTTGCCATAGATATTCTTAAAGAGGATCTCCCTAGAGTTGACTTGTCAAAGCTCGTAAACAGATTTGAATCTCCGAAACCAAAAGTTTACACCAGAAAAGATCCTATTGTAATAGCAGAGAGGCTGGGGAGTGacacagaggaaacagagactgAACCACATGCGCCAAGAACCGAAGACATCCCCACACTCAATGTCAAAGCAATCAAGGATGTGTTCGAGACAGGAGAGCATAGTTCTCAAGCAGCCAGAGAGCTTAGAGAACAAATAGAAAGAAGAGAACCTGAAGCAGCCTGCTCCGGGCAGGCGGGTCACTCTGAAGCGACATCAGTCACTGAGCAATTCTGCACCATTGATAACTTTGGAAATATGACAAGACAGATGAAGAGCGAGGTGCATTCTGGGAGTTCCCTGACCCGTGGTAACCCTCCGTCCTACGCAGACGTTGTGAGGGGAAGAGTTCCTACTGTTGCTGTGCCCCCTGAGGCCTCCTCCGAAGAACTGCTGAGAAACTTCCAGCAATCATGGGCTGAAAGCCAAGGAGTTTTCCAGAACCTGGGCTTCAGTGTCATGGAGCAGAGGACTTCGCAGATTATAACGCACCAGCAGCAGAGTGTCGTGACGG AAAATTCGAATTCCAGAGTCCGAACTGTGCAGGGCATGTCGGAAGAGAGTGTACCCCATGGAATCTCTGATTGCGGACAAACAAAACTTCCATAA